From the genome of Populus trichocarpa isolate Nisqually-1 chromosome 15, P.trichocarpa_v4.1, whole genome shotgun sequence, one region includes:
- the LOC18105776 gene encoding formin-like protein 20 isoform X2, whose amino-acid sequence MALFRRFFYRKPPDRLLEISERVYVFDCCFSTDVLEEDEFKVYLGGIVAQLQDHFPDASFMVFNFREGERRSQISDILSQYDMTVMDYPRQYEGCPMLPLEMIHHFLRSSESWLSLEGQQNVLLMHCERGGWPVLAFMLAGLLLYRKQYTGENKTLEMVYKQAPRELLHLLSPLNPQPSQLRYLQYISRRNFGSDWPPSDTPLLLDCLMLRALPLFEGAKGCRPVVRVYGQDPSKPANRTSKLLFSTSKTKKHVRLYQQEECTLVKIDIRCRIQGDVVLECIHLDEDLVREEMMFRVMFHTAFVRANILMLIRDEIDTLWDAKDQFPKDFRAEVLFADADAVVPNVTTVMANEDGNETESASPEEFFEVEEIFSSVVDGHEAKVDEASHIVHDNMPVNVDSKEVWKEDSDLHSFEDCASDDGNRKQEGKLDSSVDAVKDIAVDDVKYKVDEKVDTDFLAVKDIAVDDGDLKADSVVVATDTLSKETTEVIEDVDGELKKMEDQGDGENTSTKKLESIIPPVKLSADVGRQKLEKLVLPSPRRHPTSNAKPAADSIVTKQKTKQHEPQGTNGKQSKPNTVPRWVPPNKGPFTNSMHVAYPPSRYNSAPPALGFCASTTDSSAGGHVKTTSVAADPGDLISSGFPTTTESHPSLDWQQVVHPPPPPPPPPPPPPLPPPPPPPPPLYFNKSSLYDFQASPVGEAPPPAPAPAPAPAPPPPPPPPPPPPPSSSFSRQNIQIVPQHVSPPPPPPLPPLSSGQNIRKVLPPPPPPPPWNSNYTPAALAPTYSSPSPPPLSASTTSYHGRVGVPNPPPPPPPPPPLTHASHRAPPPPPPPPPLQPAHGAPPPPPPPPPPLLGTPPSPPFMSQAPPSRPHPPRHVAPPPPPPPPPPPPPGRVAPPPPPPPPGRGVAAPPGCAVPPPPPPPPGRGAPPPPPPPPGRPPPPPPPPIGRGAPPPPPPPGRGAPPPPPPPMGRGAPPPPPPPMGRGAPPPPPPMGRGAGPPPPAPPGARVPGPPAPPGPPGSAPPPPPGSARGLPLGRGRGLSRLSGMGTSATAPRRSSLKPLHWSKVTRAIQGSLWEELQRHGEPQIAPEFDVSELESLFSATVPKPADLGKAGGRRKSVGSKTDKVNLIDLRRANNTEIMLTKVKMPLSDMMAAVLAMDDSILDVDQVENLIKFCPTKEEMELLKGYTGDKEKLGKCEQYFLEQMKVPRVESKLRVFSFKIQFGSQISEFKKSLNTVNSACDEVRNSLKLKDILKKILYLGNTLNQGTARGSAIGFKLDSLLKLTDTRASNNKMTLMHYLCKVLAAKSPMLLDFHRDLVSLETASKIQLKSLAEEMQTIIKGLEKVKQELAASENDGLVSEVFRKTLKQFIGVAETEVASVTNFYAVVGRNADALALYFGEDPARCPFEQG is encoded by the exons ATGGCGCTGTTCAGACGCTTCTTCTACCGGAAGCCGCCGGATCGGCTTCTTGAGATCTCCGAGAGAGTTTAcg TGTTTGATTGTTGCTTCTCCACGGATGTGTTGGAAGAAGATGAGTTTAAGGTGTACTTGGGTGGCATTGTAGCGCAGCTACAAGACCACTTTCCTGATGCGTCCTTCATGGTGTTTAACTTTAGAGAAGGAGAGAGGCGGAGCCAAATTTCGGACATATTGTCTCAGTATGACATGACAGTTATGGATTACCCTCGTCAGTATGAGGGCTGTCCTATGCTGCCACTGGAGATGATCCACCACTTCCTTAGATCCAGCGAAAGCTGGCTGTCCTTGGAAGGGCAACAAAATGTGCTGTTAATGCATTGTGAAAGAGGAGGTTGGCCTGTACTTGCTTTCATGCTTGCAGGTCTTTTGTTATATCGGAAACAGTATACTGGGGAGAACAAGACTCTTGAAATGGTCTACAAGCAAGCTCCTAGGGAACTTCTTCATCTTTTGTCTCCTTTAAATCCACAGCCTTCCCAACTTAGATATCTTCAGTACATTTCTAGAAGAAATTTTGGTTCAGATTGGCCTCCATCAGATACTCCTTTACTGTTGGATTGTCTGATGCTTAGAGCCCTTCCATTATTTGAGGGGGCCAAAGGTTGCCGGCCAGTTGTTCGTGTTTATGGCCAGGATCCTTCAAAACCAGCCAATAGAACTTCCAAGCTGTTGTTTTCTACGTCAAAGACTAAAAAACATGTTCGCCTGTACCAGCAG GAAGAGTGCACGCTAGTGAAAATAGATATAAGGTGCCGTATTCAAGGGGATGTTGTTCTTGAGTGCATCCATTTGGATGAAGATTTGGTACGTGAGGAGATGATGTTCAGAGTGATGTTCCACACAGCATTTGTGCGGGCCAATATTTTGATGCTCATTCGTGATGAGATTGACACTCTCTGGGATGCCAAGGACCAATTTCCAAAGGACTTCAGAGCAGAG GTACTTTTTGCGGATGCTGATGCTGTTGTGCCTAATGTCACCACAGTCATGGCGAATGAAGATGGGAATGAGACAGAAAGTGCTTCACCTGAGGAATTTTTTGAGGTGGAAGAAATTTTCAGCAGTGTAGTGGATGGGCATGAAGCAAAGGTGGATGAGGCTTCTCATATAGTTCATGACAACATGCCAGTTAATGTAGACAGCAAAGAAGTCTGGAAGGAGGATTCGGATCTTCACTCATTTGAAGACTGTGCTTCTGATGATGGGAATCGCAAACAGGAGGGGAAGCTAGATTCTAGTGTTGATGCAGTGAAGGATATTGCTGTGGATGATGTCAAGTACAAGGTAGATGAGAAGGTGGATACTGATTTTTTGGCAGTGAAAGACATTGCTGTGGATGATGGGGATCTCAAGGCAGATTCTGTGGTTGTTGCTACTGATACACTGAGTAAAGAAACAACAGAAGTGATTGAAGATGTGGATGGGGAACTTAAAAAGATGGAAGATCAAGGTGATGGAGAAAATACTTCTACAAAGAAGTTAGAATCCATCATTCCACCAGTAAAGTTGAGTGCTGATGTTGGCAGACAAAAACTTGAGAAATTAGTGTTACCTTCACCAAGGAGACATCCTACATCAAATGCAAAACCGGCTGCAGATTCAATTGTAACCAAACAAAAGACTAAACAACATGAACCACAGGGAACTAATGGAAAACAAAGCAAGCCAAATACTGTTCCTCGGTGGGTTCCCCCTAATAAAGGCCCTTTTACCAATTCAATGCATGTAGCATATCCACCATCAAGATATAATAGTGCACCACCAGCTCTTGGATTTTGTGCTTCAACAACGGACTCTAGTGCCGGTGGCCATGTAAAGACGACTTCTGTTGCTGCTGACCCTGGAGATTTAATTTCAAGTGGGTTTCCTACTACAACTGAATCACATCCTTCTCTTGACTGGCAACAAGTTGTGCACCCTCCGCCTCCACCTCCGCCTCcgccgcctcctcctcctctgccTCCGCcgccgcctcctcctcctccgcttTATTTCAACAAATCTTCATTGTATGATTTTCAGGCCAGTCCAGTAGGTGAAGCACCTCccccagcaccagcaccagcaccagcaccagcacctcctcctcctccgcctcctcctcctcctcctccgccatCCTCATCATTTAGCAGGCAGAATATTCAGATAGTTCCACAGCATGTATCTCCACCACCACCCCCTCCCTTACCCCCTCTGTCCAGTGGACAGAATATCAGGAAGGTTTTGCCTCCCCCACCTCCCCCACCCCCTTGGAATTCTAATTATACTCCAGCTGCTCTTGCTCCAACTTATTCTTCACCATCTCCTCCCCCTTTGAGTGCTTCTACTACTTCATATCATGGCAGAGTTGGAGTTCCCaatccacctccacctccacctccacctccacctcttACACATGCTTCACATAGAGctcccccacccccaccccctcCCCCTCCCTTGCAACCAGCACATGGAGCTCCACCGCccccacctccacctccacctccttTACTTGGAACTCCTCCATCACCTCCATTTATGAGTCAGGCTCCTCCGTCACGACCACATCCTCCAAGACATGTAgctcctcctccacctccaccaccaccaccacctcctcctccaggaCGTGTAGCTCCTCCACcaccgcctcctcctccagggCGTGGAGTTGCTGCTCCTCCAGGATGTGCAGTtcctccaccacctcctcctcctccagggCGTGGagctcctcctccaccaccacctcctccggGGAGACCCCCGCCTCCCCCGCCTCCTCCTATAGGTCGTGGAGCCCCGCCTCCCCCGCCACCTCCGGGGCGTGGAGCCCCGCCTCCCCCGCCTCCTCCTATGGGTCGTGGAGCCCCGCCTCCCCCGCCTCCTCCTATGGGTCGTGGAGCCCCGCCTCCCCCGCCTCCTATGGGTCGTGGAGCCGGCCcgcctcctccagctccaccaggTGCTCGTGTTCCTGGCCCTCCAGCACCACCAGGACCTCCAGGCAGTGCACCTCCTCCACCTCCAGGCAGTGCCAGAGGTCTCCCTTTAGGAAGAGGGCGTGGGCTTTCACGTCTTTCAGGGATGGGGACATCCGCTACAGCACCCAGAAGATCTTCCTTAAAGCCTTTGCATTGGAGCAAGGTAACAAGAGCAATACAAGGAAGCTTATGGGAAGAGCTGCAAAGGCATGGAGAGCCCCAAAT TGCACCGGAATTCGATGTATCAGAGCTAGAAAGCCTTTTCTCTGCAACCGTCCCCAAACCTGCTGATTTGGGTAAAGCTGGAGGAAGACGCAAGTCTGTTGGATCAAAAACTGACAAAGTTAACCTG ATTGATCTGCGGAGGGCAAATAACACTGAAATCATGCTTACAAAAGTTAAGATGCCACTTTCTGACATGATG GCTGCGGTACTAGCAATGGATGACTCAATATTAGATGTTGATCAAGTGGAAAATCTTATAAAGTTCTGTCCCACTAAAGAGGAGATGGAACTTCTCAAG GGCTACACTGGTGACAAGGAGAAACTGGGAAAGTGTGAACAG TACTTCTTGGAGCAGATGAAAGTGCCACGTGTTGAGTCCAAGTTGAGggtattttctttcaagattcAATTTGGCTCTCAG ATTTCAGAGTTTAAAAAGAGCTTAAACACTGTAAATTCTGCATGTGATGAG GTCCGGAATTCCCTCAAATTGAaagatattttgaagaaaattcttTATCTTGGGAATACACTGAATCAAGGAACTGCACGAG GTTCTGCAATTGGATTCAAGTTGGACAGTCTCTTAAAACTCACTGATACGCGCGCTTCGAACAACAAGATGACACTTATGCATTATCTTTGCAAG GTCCTTGCTGCTAAGTCACCAATGCTTCTAGATTTTCACCGGGACCTTGTTAGCCTTGAAACTGCATCTAAG ATACAATTGAAGTCTTTAGCAGAAGAAATGCAGACTATCATCAAGGGATTAGAGAAGGTTAAGCAGGAGCTGGCAGCATCAGAAAATGATGGTCTTGTATCTGAAGTTTTTCGGAAG ACACTAAAACAATTCATTGGTGTTGCTGAGACGGAGGTGGCGTCCGTGACAAATTTCTATGCTGTGGTG GGTAGAAATGCGGATGCCCTTGCACTGTACTTTGGTGAGGATCCAGCCCGTTGCCCATTTGAGCAAG GCTGA
- the LOC18105776 gene encoding formin-like protein 20 isoform X1 — translation MALFRRFFYRKPPDRLLEISERVYVFDCCFSTDVLEEDEFKVYLGGIVAQLQDHFPDASFMVFNFREGERRSQISDILSQYDMTVMDYPRQYEGCPMLPLEMIHHFLRSSESWLSLEGQQNVLLMHCERGGWPVLAFMLAGLLLYRKQYTGENKTLEMVYKQAPRELLHLLSPLNPQPSQLRYLQYISRRNFGSDWPPSDTPLLLDCLMLRALPLFEGAKGCRPVVRVYGQDPSKPANRTSKLLFSTSKTKKHVRLYQQEECTLVKIDIRCRIQGDVVLECIHLDEDLVREEMMFRVMFHTAFVRANILMLIRDEIDTLWDAKDQFPKDFRAEVLFADADAVVPNVTTVMANEDGNETESASPEEFFEVEEIFSSVVDGHEAKVDEASHIVHDNMPVNVDSKEVWKEDSDLHSFEDCASDDGNRKQEGKLDSSVDAVKDIAVDDVKYKVDEKVDTDFLAVKDIAVDDGDLKADSVVVATDTLSKETTEVIEDVDGELKKMEDQGDGENTSTKKLESIIPPVKLSADVGRQKLEKLVLPSPRRHPTSNAKPAADSIVTKQKTKQHEPQGTNGKQSKPNTVPRWVPPNKGPFTNSMHVAYPPSRYNSAPPALGFCASTTDSSAGGHVKTTSVAADPGDLISSGFPTTTESHPSLDWQQVVHPPPPPPPPPPPPPLPPPPPPPPPLYFNKSSLYDFQASPVGEAPPPAPAPAPAPAPPPPPPPPPPPPPSSSFSRQNIQIVPQHVSPPPPPPLPPLSSGQNIRKVLPPPPPPPPWNSNYTPAALAPTYSSPSPPPLSASTTSYHGRVGVPNPPPPPPPPPPLTHASHRAPPPPPPPPPLQPAHGAPPPPPPPPPPLLGTPPSPPFMSQAPPSRPHPPRHVAPPPPPPPPPPPPPGRVAPPPPPPPPGRGVAAPPGCAVPPPPPPPPGRGAPPPPPPPPGRPPPPPPPPIGRGAPPPPPPPGRGAPPPPPPPMGRGAPPPPPPPMGRGAPPPPPPMGRGAGPPPPAPPGARVPGPPAPPGPPGSAPPPPPGSARGLPLGRGRGLSRLSGMGTSATAPRRSSLKPLHWSKVTRAIQGSLWEELQRHGEPQIAPEFDVSELESLFSATVPKPADLGKAGGRRKSVGSKTDKVNLIDLRRANNTEIMLTKVKMPLSDMMAAVLAMDDSILDVDQVENLIKFCPTKEEMELLKGYTGDKEKLGKCEQYFLEQMKVPRVESKLRVFSFKIQFGSQISEFKKSLNTVNSACDEVRNSLKLKDILKKILYLGNTLNQGTARGSAIGFKLDSLLKLTDTRASNNKMTLMHYLCKVLAAKSPMLLDFHRDLVSLETASKIQLKSLAEEMQTIIKGLEKVKQELAASENDGLVSEVFRKTLKQFIGVAETEVASVTNFYAVVGRNADALALYFGEDPARCPFEQVTTTLLNFVRLFRKAHEENLKQAELEKKKAEKEAEMERGKGINLTKKNMK, via the exons ATGGCGCTGTTCAGACGCTTCTTCTACCGGAAGCCGCCGGATCGGCTTCTTGAGATCTCCGAGAGAGTTTAcg TGTTTGATTGTTGCTTCTCCACGGATGTGTTGGAAGAAGATGAGTTTAAGGTGTACTTGGGTGGCATTGTAGCGCAGCTACAAGACCACTTTCCTGATGCGTCCTTCATGGTGTTTAACTTTAGAGAAGGAGAGAGGCGGAGCCAAATTTCGGACATATTGTCTCAGTATGACATGACAGTTATGGATTACCCTCGTCAGTATGAGGGCTGTCCTATGCTGCCACTGGAGATGATCCACCACTTCCTTAGATCCAGCGAAAGCTGGCTGTCCTTGGAAGGGCAACAAAATGTGCTGTTAATGCATTGTGAAAGAGGAGGTTGGCCTGTACTTGCTTTCATGCTTGCAGGTCTTTTGTTATATCGGAAACAGTATACTGGGGAGAACAAGACTCTTGAAATGGTCTACAAGCAAGCTCCTAGGGAACTTCTTCATCTTTTGTCTCCTTTAAATCCACAGCCTTCCCAACTTAGATATCTTCAGTACATTTCTAGAAGAAATTTTGGTTCAGATTGGCCTCCATCAGATACTCCTTTACTGTTGGATTGTCTGATGCTTAGAGCCCTTCCATTATTTGAGGGGGCCAAAGGTTGCCGGCCAGTTGTTCGTGTTTATGGCCAGGATCCTTCAAAACCAGCCAATAGAACTTCCAAGCTGTTGTTTTCTACGTCAAAGACTAAAAAACATGTTCGCCTGTACCAGCAG GAAGAGTGCACGCTAGTGAAAATAGATATAAGGTGCCGTATTCAAGGGGATGTTGTTCTTGAGTGCATCCATTTGGATGAAGATTTGGTACGTGAGGAGATGATGTTCAGAGTGATGTTCCACACAGCATTTGTGCGGGCCAATATTTTGATGCTCATTCGTGATGAGATTGACACTCTCTGGGATGCCAAGGACCAATTTCCAAAGGACTTCAGAGCAGAG GTACTTTTTGCGGATGCTGATGCTGTTGTGCCTAATGTCACCACAGTCATGGCGAATGAAGATGGGAATGAGACAGAAAGTGCTTCACCTGAGGAATTTTTTGAGGTGGAAGAAATTTTCAGCAGTGTAGTGGATGGGCATGAAGCAAAGGTGGATGAGGCTTCTCATATAGTTCATGACAACATGCCAGTTAATGTAGACAGCAAAGAAGTCTGGAAGGAGGATTCGGATCTTCACTCATTTGAAGACTGTGCTTCTGATGATGGGAATCGCAAACAGGAGGGGAAGCTAGATTCTAGTGTTGATGCAGTGAAGGATATTGCTGTGGATGATGTCAAGTACAAGGTAGATGAGAAGGTGGATACTGATTTTTTGGCAGTGAAAGACATTGCTGTGGATGATGGGGATCTCAAGGCAGATTCTGTGGTTGTTGCTACTGATACACTGAGTAAAGAAACAACAGAAGTGATTGAAGATGTGGATGGGGAACTTAAAAAGATGGAAGATCAAGGTGATGGAGAAAATACTTCTACAAAGAAGTTAGAATCCATCATTCCACCAGTAAAGTTGAGTGCTGATGTTGGCAGACAAAAACTTGAGAAATTAGTGTTACCTTCACCAAGGAGACATCCTACATCAAATGCAAAACCGGCTGCAGATTCAATTGTAACCAAACAAAAGACTAAACAACATGAACCACAGGGAACTAATGGAAAACAAAGCAAGCCAAATACTGTTCCTCGGTGGGTTCCCCCTAATAAAGGCCCTTTTACCAATTCAATGCATGTAGCATATCCACCATCAAGATATAATAGTGCACCACCAGCTCTTGGATTTTGTGCTTCAACAACGGACTCTAGTGCCGGTGGCCATGTAAAGACGACTTCTGTTGCTGCTGACCCTGGAGATTTAATTTCAAGTGGGTTTCCTACTACAACTGAATCACATCCTTCTCTTGACTGGCAACAAGTTGTGCACCCTCCGCCTCCACCTCCGCCTCcgccgcctcctcctcctctgccTCCGCcgccgcctcctcctcctccgcttTATTTCAACAAATCTTCATTGTATGATTTTCAGGCCAGTCCAGTAGGTGAAGCACCTCccccagcaccagcaccagcaccagcaccagcacctcctcctcctccgcctcctcctcctcctcctccgccatCCTCATCATTTAGCAGGCAGAATATTCAGATAGTTCCACAGCATGTATCTCCACCACCACCCCCTCCCTTACCCCCTCTGTCCAGTGGACAGAATATCAGGAAGGTTTTGCCTCCCCCACCTCCCCCACCCCCTTGGAATTCTAATTATACTCCAGCTGCTCTTGCTCCAACTTATTCTTCACCATCTCCTCCCCCTTTGAGTGCTTCTACTACTTCATATCATGGCAGAGTTGGAGTTCCCaatccacctccacctccacctccacctccacctcttACACATGCTTCACATAGAGctcccccacccccaccccctcCCCCTCCCTTGCAACCAGCACATGGAGCTCCACCGCccccacctccacctccacctccttTACTTGGAACTCCTCCATCACCTCCATTTATGAGTCAGGCTCCTCCGTCACGACCACATCCTCCAAGACATGTAgctcctcctccacctccaccaccaccaccacctcctcctccaggaCGTGTAGCTCCTCCACcaccgcctcctcctccagggCGTGGAGTTGCTGCTCCTCCAGGATGTGCAGTtcctccaccacctcctcctcctccagggCGTGGagctcctcctccaccaccacctcctccggGGAGACCCCCGCCTCCCCCGCCTCCTCCTATAGGTCGTGGAGCCCCGCCTCCCCCGCCACCTCCGGGGCGTGGAGCCCCGCCTCCCCCGCCTCCTCCTATGGGTCGTGGAGCCCCGCCTCCCCCGCCTCCTCCTATGGGTCGTGGAGCCCCGCCTCCCCCGCCTCCTATGGGTCGTGGAGCCGGCCcgcctcctccagctccaccaggTGCTCGTGTTCCTGGCCCTCCAGCACCACCAGGACCTCCAGGCAGTGCACCTCCTCCACCTCCAGGCAGTGCCAGAGGTCTCCCTTTAGGAAGAGGGCGTGGGCTTTCACGTCTTTCAGGGATGGGGACATCCGCTACAGCACCCAGAAGATCTTCCTTAAAGCCTTTGCATTGGAGCAAGGTAACAAGAGCAATACAAGGAAGCTTATGGGAAGAGCTGCAAAGGCATGGAGAGCCCCAAAT TGCACCGGAATTCGATGTATCAGAGCTAGAAAGCCTTTTCTCTGCAACCGTCCCCAAACCTGCTGATTTGGGTAAAGCTGGAGGAAGACGCAAGTCTGTTGGATCAAAAACTGACAAAGTTAACCTG ATTGATCTGCGGAGGGCAAATAACACTGAAATCATGCTTACAAAAGTTAAGATGCCACTTTCTGACATGATG GCTGCGGTACTAGCAATGGATGACTCAATATTAGATGTTGATCAAGTGGAAAATCTTATAAAGTTCTGTCCCACTAAAGAGGAGATGGAACTTCTCAAG GGCTACACTGGTGACAAGGAGAAACTGGGAAAGTGTGAACAG TACTTCTTGGAGCAGATGAAAGTGCCACGTGTTGAGTCCAAGTTGAGggtattttctttcaagattcAATTTGGCTCTCAG ATTTCAGAGTTTAAAAAGAGCTTAAACACTGTAAATTCTGCATGTGATGAG GTCCGGAATTCCCTCAAATTGAaagatattttgaagaaaattcttTATCTTGGGAATACACTGAATCAAGGAACTGCACGAG GTTCTGCAATTGGATTCAAGTTGGACAGTCTCTTAAAACTCACTGATACGCGCGCTTCGAACAACAAGATGACACTTATGCATTATCTTTGCAAG GTCCTTGCTGCTAAGTCACCAATGCTTCTAGATTTTCACCGGGACCTTGTTAGCCTTGAAACTGCATCTAAG ATACAATTGAAGTCTTTAGCAGAAGAAATGCAGACTATCATCAAGGGATTAGAGAAGGTTAAGCAGGAGCTGGCAGCATCAGAAAATGATGGTCTTGTATCTGAAGTTTTTCGGAAG ACACTAAAACAATTCATTGGTGTTGCTGAGACGGAGGTGGCGTCCGTGACAAATTTCTATGCTGTGGTG GGTAGAAATGCGGATGCCCTTGCACTGTACTTTGGTGAGGATCCAGCCCGTTGCCCATTTGAGCAAG TTACCACTACTCTCTTAAATTTTGTGAGATTGTTTCGTAAAGCGcatgaagaaaatttgaaacaGGCTGAAttggagaagaagaaagctGAGAAAGAGGCTGAAATGGAGAGAGGAAAgggaataaatcttacaaagaAGAACATGAAATAG